The genomic stretch GGACTCTATTCTGGTCGGTCGCATCCGGGCCGATGAGTCATCTGAATCGGTTCTGAATATGTGGCTCGTATCGGATAACCTCCGCAAGGGGGCGGCAACGAATGCTGTCCAGATTGCTGAGCTGCTTGTGAATGAGTATCTTTGAACTGGATTGAGTAGGACGTTTGAATCGAGAGGGGGCCGCTGGTCCCCTCTCCTTGTTTGGGGAGCTAGGGCGGTATGTCCGCAGGGATGGATGAAACTGAAAAACAGGTCAGGTTGGTCATCGAATATGATGGCACACGTTATGCCGGTTGGCAGGTTCAGCCTAATGGCACGGCCATTCAACAGGTCGTCGAAGAGGGACTTTTTGCTCTGCTTGGGCATCCTGTGCGCCTGGTCTCTTCCGGGCGAACTGACGCTGGGGTTCATGCTTTAGGCATGGTCGCCTGCTTCAAAACTTCAAGGGAGCTGCCAGAGAGAGCTTTTCGGGACGGGCTCAATCGCTACCTTCCGGAAGATATCGTGATTCGGCAGGCCAGTGTTGTCCCTTTGACTTTCCATCCCCGCTTTGACAGTCGCGGCAAATGGTATCGTTACACCCTGCATCTTTCGCCTGTACGCGCGGCTATCAATCGCCACACGTGTTGGACCATCAAAAAACCCCTTGACCTGCAGGCTATGAAGCAGGGCGCCTCTTTTCTGGTTGGGCGGCATGATTTTGCCTCCTTTCGGGCCTCCAACTGTGGGGCCAAAACGACGACTCGCGAAATTTTCTCCATCGATATCGTTCCGGATGAGCCGTTGCTCCATATCGATGTGAAGGGTGGCGGATTTCTTAAGTTCATGGTTCGCATCATCGTTGGCACTTTGGTCGAGATCGGGCTAGGCGCGCGACCCCATGAGGATATCCCTCAGCTCCTGATCCAGGGGAGTCGGGAACGTGCTGGCAAAACCGCCCCGCCACGTGGACTTTGTCTTATGGAAGTGTGGTACGGTAACCTCCCGCACCGTTTGGTGTCCTTGAAAAATA from Desulfuromonas sp. KJ2020 encodes the following:
- the truA gene encoding tRNA pseudouridine(38-40) synthase TruA produces the protein MSAGMDETEKQVRLVIEYDGTRYAGWQVQPNGTAIQQVVEEGLFALLGHPVRLVSSGRTDAGVHALGMVACFKTSRELPERAFRDGLNRYLPEDIVIRQASVVPLTFHPRFDSRGKWYRYTLHLSPVRAAINRHTCWTIKKPLDLQAMKQGASFLVGRHDFASFRASNCGAKTTTREIFSIDIVPDEPLLHIDVKGGGFLKFMVRIIVGTLVEIGLGARPHEDIPQLLIQGSRERAGKTAPPRGLCLMEVWYGNLPHRLVSLKNTGPKV